The following proteins are co-located in the Candidatus Accumulibacter cognatus genome:
- a CDS encoding 3-deoxy-7-phosphoheptulonate synthase: MTTFDIDNINVTAFDPMPSPEEIHAQLPLSTSAARLVMRGREVLRNILDRSDPRLFVVVGPCSIHDPIAGLDYAQRLKALADEVSETLYLVMRVYFEKPRTTTGWKGYINDPDMDDSFRVDQGMLKAREFLLKLAELGLPAGTEALDPIAPQYLGDLISWTAIGARTTESQTHREISSGLSTPVGFKNGTNGDIGIAVNAILSAARPHSFLGINAQGRTAIVRTRGNRYGHLVLRGGDGRPNYDTVSVQITEQALRKAGLPINIVVDCSHANSYKKHEWQPLVMADAVNQVRLGNQSLVGMMIESNIVAGNQAIPEDLSQLKYGCSVTDACVDWQTTEQMIRNAAGLLHEVLPGRTG; the protein is encoded by the coding sequence ATGACCACCTTTGACATCGACAACATCAACGTTACCGCCTTCGACCCCATGCCTTCGCCGGAGGAAATTCACGCCCAACTGCCTCTCTCGACAAGCGCTGCCCGCTTGGTCATGCGCGGCCGGGAGGTCTTGCGCAACATTCTCGACCGCAGCGACCCGCGCCTCTTTGTCGTCGTCGGTCCGTGCTCGATCCATGATCCGATCGCCGGACTGGACTATGCGCAACGTTTGAAGGCTCTCGCCGATGAGGTCAGCGAGACGCTCTACCTGGTGATGCGCGTCTATTTCGAGAAGCCGCGCACGACCACCGGCTGGAAAGGCTATATCAATGACCCGGATATGGACGATTCCTTCCGTGTCGACCAGGGAATGCTGAAGGCCCGCGAATTTCTCCTCAAGCTTGCCGAACTCGGCCTGCCCGCCGGCACCGAGGCGCTCGACCCGATCGCGCCGCAGTATCTTGGCGACCTGATCTCCTGGACAGCGATCGGCGCGCGCACCACCGAATCGCAAACGCATCGGGAGATATCGTCGGGGCTGTCGACCCCGGTCGGCTTCAAGAACGGCACCAACGGCGATATCGGCATTGCCGTCAATGCCATCCTCTCGGCTGCACGGCCACACAGCTTCCTGGGCATCAACGCCCAGGGGCGCACGGCCATCGTTCGTACACGCGGCAACCGTTATGGTCACCTGGTTCTGCGCGGCGGCGACGGGCGTCCCAACTACGATACGGTCAGCGTGCAGATCACCGAGCAGGCGCTGCGCAAGGCGGGTCTGCCCATCAACATTGTGGTCGACTGTTCGCACGCCAATAGCTACAAGAAGCATGAGTGGCAGCCGCTGGTGATGGCTGATGCCGTCAACCAGGTCCGGCTCGGCAATCAGTCTTTGGTCGGAATGATGATCGAGTCAAATATCGTCGCCGGCAACCAGGCGATCCCGGAAGATCTCTCGCAACTCAAATATGGCTGTTCGGTCACTGACGCCTGTGTCGACTGGCAGACCACCGAGCAAATGATCCGCAATGCCGCTGGACTGCTGCACGAGGTGCTACCCGGTCGAACCGGTTGA
- the mgtE gene encoding magnesium transporter, producing the protein MQINVETKPVASAAYNTRKKRLVETIDRLYHRNAKASLQKVISRLHPADMASILDELPLEHVVDIFYTISDTAMAAEVFSQLSPSLRTEVMTESPIEQLAAVLQHVAPDDLADLVGDLPEDQRAQLMALLDRESKDEVESLLQYDPNSAGGIMTTDFFSLPHTLMVEEAIENIRGREDVEMVFYLYLTDEAGRLVGVVSLRQLLLARPGTPLDKVMNRRVMKVTTDADQTTVAMLVEKYHLLAVPVVDEENVLVGMVTVDDVIDVLEEETTRDMLKMAGTSESETLTHSAFKIAGIRLPWLLAAFIGGLAATAVIGRYEAILGEVLVLSAFLPVVMGMAGNVGVQSATVAVRGLATGAIDIRDTVPLVLKELRVGLLLGGFYGVILATYGYLMYDSLSLGQVVGLTILGNMTGAALLAVLLPMIFQRLKVDPAVATGPFVTTAIDILGVLNYFVIASWIYKL; encoded by the coding sequence ATGCAAATCAATGTCGAAACCAAGCCGGTTGCCTCTGCCGCCTACAACACCCGGAAGAAGCGACTCGTCGAAACCATCGACCGACTGTATCACCGCAATGCCAAGGCGTCGCTGCAGAAGGTGATCTCCAGGCTTCACCCGGCTGACATGGCATCGATCCTCGACGAGTTGCCCCTAGAGCATGTGGTGGACATCTTCTACACGATCAGCGACACGGCCATGGCGGCTGAAGTCTTCAGCCAGTTGTCGCCTAGCCTGCGTACGGAGGTGATGACCGAGTCGCCAATCGAACAGCTGGCGGCGGTCCTGCAACACGTGGCGCCGGACGATCTGGCCGACCTCGTCGGGGATTTGCCCGAAGATCAACGGGCGCAACTGATGGCCTTGCTCGACCGGGAAAGCAAGGATGAAGTCGAAAGCCTGCTCCAGTACGACCCGAACAGCGCTGGCGGCATCATGACCACCGACTTTTTCTCGCTCCCGCACACCCTGATGGTCGAAGAAGCGATCGAAAACATTCGCGGCCGCGAAGACGTCGAGATGGTTTTCTATCTCTATCTGACCGATGAAGCAGGGCGGCTGGTCGGTGTCGTGTCGTTGCGGCAGTTGCTGCTGGCCCGACCGGGAACGCCTCTCGACAAGGTCATGAACCGGCGCGTGATGAAGGTCACCACGGATGCCGACCAGACCACCGTCGCCATGCTGGTCGAAAAGTATCACCTGCTGGCCGTACCGGTGGTCGACGAGGAGAATGTGTTGGTCGGAATGGTCACGGTCGATGACGTCATCGATGTCCTTGAGGAAGAGACGACGCGCGACATGCTGAAAATGGCCGGTACCAGCGAGTCGGAAACGCTCACCCACTCGGCCTTCAAGATCGCGGGTATCCGTCTGCCCTGGCTGCTCGCCGCGTTCATCGGCGGTCTCGCGGCGACCGCGGTAATCGGGCGATATGAAGCGATTCTCGGTGAGGTACTGGTATTGAGCGCCTTCCTGCCAGTGGTCATGGGCATGGCCGGCAACGTCGGTGTGCAATCGGCTACCGTCGCGGTACGTGGCCTGGCGACCGGTGCGATCGACATCCGCGATACCGTGCCACTGGTGCTCAAGGAGTTGCGCGTCGGTCTGCTGCTCGGTGGTTTCTACGGCGTGATCCTGGCCACCTACGGCTACCTGATGTACGACAGCCTCAGTCTTGGGCAGGTGGTCGGTCTGACGATCCTCGGCAACATGACTGGCGCAGCCTTGCTGGCCGTGCTCCTGCCGATGATCTTTCAGCGCCTGAAGGTGGACCCGGCGGTTGCCACCGGTCCGTTCGTGACTACCGCCATCGACATTCTCGGTGTTCTCAACTACTTTGTGATTGCCAGCTGGATTTACAAATTGTAG